One part of the Hydrogenobacter sp. T-2 genome encodes these proteins:
- a CDS encoding NADP-dependent isocitrate dehydrogenase, translated as MKWDNVYTWEGKARIPQEGQFIRLKEDKSLEVPANPIIPYIEGDGIGPEIAPAMIEVVNTAVEKAYGGSRKIYWVELLAGDKAEEKTGKRMPEETLEILKQAIVSIKGPLGTPVGKGGKSLNAVLRQSMDFYSAIRPVYWLGQPAPIPNPERVNVAVFRENSDDVYMSIEYMPKAENTQKVREFFIKEMGVSEYALPEDCGITVKPMSEFKTKRHVRKALRWALENNKKVVAVVGKGNIMKATEGAFMNWAFEVAKEPEFEGRVITEGEPKDGQVLLVKVITDQMLMQLVLKPEAYDVIITQNLNGDYISDLASALVGGPGFVPSGNIGDGYALFESTHGTAYDIAGKGIANPLSLTLSGAMMLEYLGWKEASELIYNAVKKAIEDKLGTPDIASGFRKLGIEAKALSTMEFARAIAERV; from the coding sequence ATGAAGTGGGATAATGTTTACACATGGGAAGGTAAGGCAAGGATACCCCAAGAGGGGCAGTTTATAAGGCTAAAAGAGGACAAGAGCCTTGAAGTTCCAGCAAACCCCATAATCCCCTACATTGAGGGTGATGGCATCGGTCCAGAGATAGCTCCTGCCATGATAGAGGTGGTAAACACTGCGGTAGAGAAGGCTTACGGTGGAAGTAGGAAGATATACTGGGTGGAGCTTTTGGCAGGAGACAAGGCGGAAGAAAAAACGGGTAAACGCATGCCAGAGGAGACCCTTGAGATACTCAAACAAGCTATAGTTTCCATAAAAGGACCTCTTGGCACACCAGTAGGCAAGGGTGGAAAGTCCCTTAATGCGGTCCTGCGTCAATCTATGGACTTTTACTCTGCTATAAGACCAGTTTACTGGCTTGGGCAACCCGCTCCCATTCCTAATCCAGAAAGGGTTAACGTGGCGGTCTTTAGAGAGAACTCTGACGATGTTTATATGAGCATAGAATACATGCCAAAGGCGGAGAATACACAAAAGGTTAGGGAGTTTTTCATAAAGGAGATGGGTGTTTCTGAGTATGCTCTGCCTGAGGACTGTGGAATAACAGTAAAGCCTATGAGCGAATTCAAAACAAAAAGGCATGTGAGAAAGGCTCTAAGGTGGGCTCTTGAAAACAACAAGAAGGTGGTAGCGGTGGTGGGTAAGGGCAATATAATGAAGGCTACAGAAGGTGCCTTTATGAACTGGGCTTTTGAGGTGGCAAAGGAGCCAGAGTTTGAAGGAAGGGTAATAACAGAAGGAGAGCCAAAGGATGGTCAAGTCCTATTGGTAAAGGTTATAACAGACCAGATGCTTATGCAGTTGGTCCTAAAGCCAGAAGCCTACGACGTGATAATCACACAGAACTTAAACGGAGACTATATCTCTGACCTTGCGTCCGCTTTGGTGGGTGGACCTGGCTTTGTCCCCAGTGGGAACATAGGCGACGGCTATGCACTCTTTGAAAGCACGCATGGAACCGCCTACGATATTGCAGGCAAGGGCATTGCAAACCCGTTATCTCTTACACTTTCTGGTGCTATGATGCTTGAATATCTTGGATGGAAAGAGGCAAGCGAGCTCATATATAATGCGGTCAAGAAAGCCATAGAGGACAAACTTGGCACTCCAGACATAGCCAGTGGCTTTAGGAAGCTGGGCATAGAAGCCAAGGCACTCTCTACCATGGAGTTTGCAAGGGCTATAGCAGAAAGGGTTTAG